One genomic segment of Desulforamulus reducens MI-1 includes these proteins:
- a CDS encoding glycine betaine ABC transporter substrate-binding protein, producing the protein MWLVLLLIFVLIAGGCGTSSAEKDAKGTITIGLNNWPENIAVSNMWKILLEEKGYKVELSAMEKSPVWAGIAKGDLDIAPEVWLPQTDEPLYNEYKDQLELHEAWYEGTALGLVVPAYMDINSIEDLDKLGINTIVGIDPGASMMKLTKKLIKEYGLNYELIESSEPAMMSELTKAYKEKKPVVVTLWSPHWAFSEFDLKYLKDPKKIFGDQENIYFMTRKEFGKDYPEVLKWMNKWHMDDQSLGQLMATINKTNSPEEGAKQWIKENRNLTNQWFE; encoded by the coding sequence ATGTGGCTTGTTTTACTATTAATCTTTGTACTAATAGCAGGGGGATGTGGCACTAGCTCCGCCGAGAAAGATGCAAAGGGTACCATTACAATCGGACTAAACAACTGGCCAGAAAATATTGCTGTATCAAACATGTGGAAAATATTATTGGAAGAAAAGGGCTATAAAGTTGAACTTTCTGCCATGGAGAAATCTCCGGTATGGGCAGGTATCGCCAAGGGTGATTTAGATATTGCTCCAGAAGTGTGGCTCCCCCAAACCGACGAGCCTCTTTATAATGAATACAAGGATCAACTAGAGTTACACGAGGCCTGGTATGAGGGAACAGCCCTTGGTCTAGTGGTCCCTGCCTATATGGACATCAATAGCATTGAGGACTTAGACAAACTTGGTATAAACACCATTGTAGGGATTGACCCAGGTGCCAGCATGATGAAATTAACCAAAAAGCTTATTAAGGAATACGGACTTAATTATGAGCTTATTGAAAGCTCTGAACCCGCTATGATGAGTGAGTTAACCAAAGCATATAAAGAGAAAAAACCCGTGGTGGTTACTCTCTGGAGCCCCCACTGGGCCTTTTCTGAATTTGATTTAAAGTATCTGAAAGATCCGAAAAAAATTTTTGGTGACCAGGAAAATATTTATTTTATGACTCGGAAAGAATTCGGTAAAGATTACCCGGAGGTACTGAAGTGGATGAATAAGTGGCATATGGACGACCAATCCCTAGGTCAGTTGATGGCTACCATCAATAAAACAAATAGTCCCGAAGAAGGCGCCAAGCAATGGATTAAAGAAAACCGTAATCTCACCAACCAATGGTTTGAATAA
- the fni gene encoding type 2 isopentenyl-diphosphate Delta-isomerase produces the protein MRLNRKLEHIQFSLQQKSRGGATGFDDITLLHNSLPQLDWGDIDTSCYFLGKKLHVPLLINAMTGGHRELESINGNLAKAAAAAGVALAVGSQRAALEDNSTRYSFSVVREVNPQGVVLANLGADCSLLEARTAIKMINADGIQLHLNAPQELAMAEGDRKFKGILENIQSLSRDLDVPVIVKEVGFGMSRESIQRIGAASVPYIDVGGAGGTDFVAIEEARAGRKTWLKWGIPTAVSLLEGLSMNRAKTQLIASGGIRNALDIVKSLSLGCSLVGMARPLLRVLVEGSSEELNSYLSNIIEDIHRIMLMLGARTLEDLQRVPLIISGNTYHWLCCRGIDVAPYARRAGTSY, from the coding sequence TTGCGCTTAAACCGAAAACTAGAACATATTCAATTTTCGCTTCAGCAAAAGAGTAGAGGAGGTGCTACGGGTTTTGATGATATAACTCTGTTACATAATTCTTTGCCCCAGTTAGATTGGGGAGATATAGATACGAGTTGTTATTTTCTTGGCAAAAAATTGCACGTTCCTTTGCTGATTAATGCCATGACCGGCGGGCACAGGGAGTTGGAGAGTATTAATGGTAACTTAGCAAAGGCTGCGGCTGCGGCAGGAGTAGCCCTGGCAGTGGGGTCCCAAAGGGCCGCGTTGGAAGATAACTCCACACGATATAGTTTCTCTGTGGTGAGGGAAGTGAACCCCCAGGGGGTTGTATTAGCAAATTTAGGGGCGGATTGTTCTCTGCTAGAGGCCCGAACAGCCATTAAGATGATTAATGCCGATGGTATTCAATTGCACTTGAATGCACCCCAGGAATTGGCTATGGCGGAAGGAGACCGTAAATTTAAGGGTATCCTGGAAAATATCCAGAGCCTTAGCCGTGACTTAGATGTGCCTGTGATTGTAAAAGAAGTGGGCTTTGGTATGAGTCGTGAAAGCATCCAGCGAATAGGCGCTGCCAGTGTACCATACATTGATGTGGGTGGCGCCGGAGGTACCGATTTTGTGGCCATTGAGGAGGCTAGGGCAGGCAGAAAGACCTGGCTAAAATGGGGCATTCCTACGGCAGTTAGTTTGCTGGAAGGGCTTTCAATGAATCGGGCAAAGACCCAGCTTATTGCATCGGGCGGAATACGCAATGCCTTGGATATTGTTAAGTCCCTGTCCCTGGGCTGCAGCCTGGTGGGTATGGCCCGCCCCCTATTAAGGGTATTAGTGGAGGGGTCCAGCGAAGAATTAAACAGCTATTTGTCCAACATAATCGAAGATATTCATCGTATTATGCTGATGTTGGGGGCACGAACCCTAGAGGATTTACAAAGGGTTCCTCTAATTATCAGTGGTAATACCTATCATTGGTTGTGCTGCAGGGGGATTGATGTTGCTCCCTATGCCAGGAGAGCAGGCACTAGTTACTAA
- a CDS encoding IS1380-like element ISDre2 family transposase: MMVSQFITTNQLETLTRQQRRDLERKYQKKLHSLQRLTSKSDLPISFDNTSVTAYGNFGILEAFKQAIDFKGMLKGVSLKRHHNCKYSDTGLLDTIIDALSLGLLRFSHMNALQTDPGYQKIKEVTQVPDESTLRNFLSLICEQEALNQLPLVNQEMLSLKAKSDQPREVWLDIDDSVLTVFGKQEGSKVGYNPRYHGRPSYKVKVAFISGTCELVNAGLYSGNVASNGQFMEFLKETLEILAAQNILVKGIRIDKGFFDEDNFAYLEEQGIEYICKAKLTSNMRKVIKYLDDQNQWQSLSNHYAAAEITIPLPKWSKARRFVFIRETQEPKACGDQLNFDLKTFDYQVIITSSDEHNPEEVWHEYNKRCNIENKIDELKVGLGFEKMSQAEMDRNKAFMWLKVLSYNLLNWFRLALLDGKDSRAEVPTIRRKILNVPGNIVGNNRYRHIKLAPNPWLQKALKNAKEKLQEFLCIQAWVAVSSG; encoded by the coding sequence ATGATGGTATCACAATTTATTACCACAAATCAACTTGAAACTTTGACCCGTCAACAACGACGTGATTTGGAACGTAAATATCAGAAGAAATTACATTCTCTTCAACGCCTGACTAGCAAAAGTGATCTTCCGATTAGCTTTGACAATACTTCTGTAACTGCTTATGGAAATTTTGGCATACTAGAGGCGTTTAAGCAAGCCATTGATTTCAAGGGTATGCTTAAAGGGGTTTCCCTTAAGCGACATCATAACTGTAAATACTCTGATACAGGGTTGTTAGATACAATCATTGATGCCCTTTCCTTGGGATTATTACGGTTTTCTCATATGAATGCTCTGCAAACTGACCCTGGATACCAGAAAATTAAAGAAGTAACACAAGTGCCTGACGAAAGCACTTTGCGGAACTTTCTATCTCTTATCTGTGAGCAGGAGGCATTAAACCAATTGCCTCTGGTGAATCAGGAAATGCTGTCCTTAAAGGCCAAATCCGATCAGCCCCGTGAAGTCTGGCTAGATATTGATGACAGTGTCCTCACTGTTTTTGGGAAACAGGAAGGATCAAAAGTCGGTTACAATCCTCGGTACCACGGGAGGCCTTCCTACAAGGTAAAGGTAGCATTTATCTCTGGAACTTGCGAACTAGTCAATGCCGGGTTATATAGTGGGAACGTCGCCAGCAATGGCCAATTTATGGAATTCCTTAAAGAGACATTAGAGATCTTAGCTGCCCAGAATATCCTCGTAAAAGGTATCCGCATAGATAAAGGTTTCTTTGATGAGGATAACTTTGCCTACCTGGAAGAACAGGGCATCGAGTATATTTGTAAGGCTAAACTCACCAGTAATATGAGAAAGGTCATTAAATACCTTGATGACCAGAACCAGTGGCAGTCTTTGAGCAACCATTATGCTGCAGCAGAAATCACCATTCCATTACCTAAATGGTCCAAAGCCCGCAGGTTTGTATTTATCCGTGAAACTCAAGAACCTAAGGCATGCGGCGATCAACTTAACTTTGACCTGAAGACATTCGACTACCAGGTGATAATTACTTCTAGTGACGAGCACAACCCAGAGGAGGTATGGCACGAATACAATAAGCGTTGCAATATCGAAAACAAAATTGATGAACTCAAGGTTGGCTTAGGCTTTGAAAAAATGAGCCAAGCAGAGATGGATCGAAACAAAGCCTTTATGTGGCTCAAAGTATTATCGTATAACCTTCTCAACTGGTTTCGCTTGGCCTTATTGGATGGCAAAGACAGCCGTGCTGAAGTGCCCACTATCCGCCGTAAAATACTGAATGTACCTGGGAACATTGTAGGCAACAACCGTTACCGCCATATAAAGTTAGCCCCTAATCCCTGGCTGCAAAAGGCATTGAAGAATGCTAAGGAAAAATTACAAGAATTCCTTTGCATACAGGCATGGGTTGCCGTAAGTTCAGGTTAA
- a CDS encoding gamma carbonic anhydrase family protein, translated as MILPYLEYSPHIHPSVYIAPTATVVGHVEIHEHASIWYNAVIRGDVDRISIGKKTNIQDGCMLHQDAGFPLLIGENVTVGHHTILHGCTIGDRCLIGMGAIILNGAYIGSESLIGAGTLVKEGQEIPPGVLAVGSPARVVRKLTEEEKQKLSQSAQHYFNMAEKHSISQK; from the coding sequence TTGATACTCCCCTACCTTGAATACAGTCCCCATATACACCCCTCTGTGTACATCGCACCCACCGCAACGGTTGTAGGCCATGTTGAAATTCATGAGCACGCAAGTATCTGGTATAATGCGGTGATCCGGGGAGATGTTGATAGGATTTCCATCGGTAAAAAAACAAACATACAGGATGGCTGTATGCTGCATCAAGATGCAGGTTTTCCTTTGTTAATTGGTGAGAATGTTACGGTAGGGCATCACACCATTTTACATGGCTGTACCATTGGAGACAGATGCTTAATTGGTATGGGTGCCATCATCTTAAACGGAGCTTACATTGGTTCGGAGTCACTCATAGGGGCAGGGACCTTGGTGAAGGAAGGCCAAGAAATTCCCCCGGGCGTTTTAGCGGTGGGGTCTCCTGCTAGAGTTGTTCGAAAGCTGACCGAGGAAGAAAAGCAAAAGCTAAGCCAGTCCGCCCAGCACTACTTCAATATGGCTGAAAAACATAGCATCAGCCAAAAGTAA
- a CDS encoding coiled-coil domain-containing protein, with protein MLIKNEKVIFGGCGILHYIKVVEWIYMEPYKMLIYLLVGLILESTLGLTPAQANTGEVLKQHQQLKQREQQIVAELLQMELHVDRVNQNMQLVQLRLAKIQKTIPHAHNQLVQSKKKLKYSRQKLNIWLRHLYMEGRTNYLIILFGAENLGDFFNRLAMVGMLVSRGIGDYQRTYEAMGEVKKKTEELTKLEQQLVSQQNELTKDQKKIISLQMAKKQFLEVTRQEMGQQQDKILQVVEGVHRSLKPLETILARFKDASWEQYRPDHLEWLGTHVKAEYSQNTFSKVLFSGAGLKIPAAVTLRNQSLIIKGVNEEHLPFTIAGELRVNGNNVCYWLSSIQIGDVLLDEELVKKIAGENGLVYPLDILRGWRLKDIQIFDGKAVFELVPA; from the coding sequence ATGCTAATAAAAAACGAGAAGGTTATCTTTGGTGGATGTGGAATTTTGCATTATATTAAGGTGGTGGAGTGGATTTATATGGAACCTTACAAGATGTTGATATATCTCTTAGTGGGCCTTATCTTAGAGAGTACATTAGGTTTAACCCCTGCCCAGGCTAATACTGGTGAGGTATTAAAGCAGCACCAACAATTAAAGCAGAGGGAGCAGCAGATTGTTGCAGAATTGCTTCAAATGGAATTGCATGTAGACAGGGTTAATCAAAATATGCAACTCGTACAATTACGTTTAGCCAAAATTCAAAAAACCATTCCACATGCCCACAATCAACTTGTACAGTCAAAGAAAAAGTTAAAATACAGTCGGCAAAAATTGAATATATGGCTGAGACATTTATACATGGAAGGGCGAACTAATTATTTAATTATTTTGTTTGGAGCGGAAAACCTGGGAGATTTTTTTAACAGATTAGCTATGGTCGGAATGCTGGTATCCCGTGGGATTGGGGACTACCAAAGGACCTACGAAGCCATGGGTGAGGTAAAAAAAAAGACAGAGGAGCTTACCAAGCTTGAACAACAATTGGTCAGCCAACAAAATGAACTGACCAAGGACCAGAAAAAGATAATATCCCTCCAAATGGCAAAGAAGCAGTTCCTGGAAGTAACTCGGCAGGAAATGGGGCAACAACAGGATAAAATATTACAGGTAGTGGAGGGGGTACATAGATCATTAAAACCCTTAGAGACGATATTGGCTCGTTTTAAGGACGCTTCATGGGAGCAGTATAGGCCGGATCATCTTGAGTGGCTTGGCACCCATGTGAAGGCTGAGTACAGCCAGAATACCTTCTCAAAAGTCCTTTTTAGTGGAGCGGGCCTAAAGATACCTGCAGCAGTTACCCTAAGGAACCAGAGTCTTATAATCAAAGGAGTGAATGAAGAGCATCTCCCCTTTACTATAGCTGGGGAACTGAGGGTGAACGGAAATAATGTATGTTATTGGTTATCTTCGATCCAAATTGGGGATGTGTTGTTAGATGAAGAATTGGTGAAAAAGATTGCTGGTGAAAACGGCTTGGTATACCCATTAGATATTTTGAGGGGTTGGCGGTTAAAGGACATACAAATTTTTGATGGAAAAGCTGTCTTTGAGCTTGTCCCTGCGTAG
- a CDS encoding DUF1540 domain-containing protein translates to MHKSPRVLCEVNTCTHWLLGNLCTAANIDILYEEEGKMAQKDAHTECKTFYKKNGITSYLGSMDNVNWGGLVSGSFREGQQITPAVVCIVESCKYWAKGNLCEAETIQVSGQNANECQDTNCKTFEEK, encoded by the coding sequence ATGCATAAAAGTCCACGGGTTCTTTGTGAAGTAAACACCTGCACACATTGGCTACTAGGAAATCTTTGTACTGCGGCAAATATTGATATCCTGTACGAAGAGGAAGGAAAAATGGCCCAGAAGGATGCCCATACAGAATGCAAGACCTTTTATAAAAAGAATGGAATTACCAGCTACCTAGGATCAATGGATAATGTCAATTGGGGTGGACTTGTCAGTGGTTCCTTCCGAGAGGGTCAACAAATTACTCCTGCTGTGGTTTGTATTGTAGAAAGCTGTAAATATTGGGCTAAAGGAAATCTTTGTGAAGCTGAGACAATTCAGGTAAGCGGCCAAAATGCCAATGAATGTCAAGATACAAATTGTAAAACTTTTGAAGAAAAATAA
- a CDS encoding ABC transporter substrate-binding protein translates to MKNKLFQLAFLFLFLSFFSVVVNYDKGASPTFFKKEIPQQIDITYALAEPLKSLDPAEANNMSEAKVLSNIFEGLVRYQSGTSEIEPCLATHWELSKDGCSWVFHLRKNVTFHDGTPFNAQAVKISIERQLPPQKKDTMSYGSFTFGMLKKIEVIDNYTINFLLTTPYSPFLRNLAMPWAAPIISPSSLKNLGNDKMLLAGTGPFYLADWRNGAPILLANEKYWDKKPFIKSLSFLPQSPQQRLASLNKGTVEMADVSGLPGDTIKAQNVITTSQSSASLSYLGMFNNRPPFNNDKVRRALCMAIDTRELTKNIFGDQSLAANSILPPEILGYNKNLRPYFGGPEKAKALLSQYGYTEGLDITLITYNTPRPYNPLGGTELATTIKKQLAKAGIRVNVKVYPWHEFKSALRKQEGDAFLFGWVSDNLDPDNFLYTLLASDEITKTNLTHYKNSEVDRLISAAQREQDEKIRKRLYYHAQQIMLQDTPMVFLNYGQDKIALTKNIQNLKLNPFGIPLFAKAYIQ, encoded by the coding sequence ATGAAAAACAAATTATTCCAATTGGCCTTTCTGTTTCTATTCTTAAGCTTTTTTTCAGTTGTTGTAAACTATGATAAAGGGGCTAGTCCCACCTTTTTTAAAAAAGAAATTCCTCAACAAATTGATATAACCTATGCCCTTGCAGAACCATTAAAAAGTCTAGATCCTGCTGAAGCAAATAATATGTCTGAAGCTAAGGTTTTGTCAAATATCTTCGAAGGACTTGTCCGTTATCAATCAGGAACCTCTGAAATAGAACCTTGTCTGGCTACCCATTGGGAACTTTCTAAAGATGGCTGCAGTTGGGTTTTTCATTTAAGGAAAAATGTTACTTTCCACGACGGTACGCCTTTTAATGCACAGGCTGTGAAAATAAGTATTGAGCGGCAACTGCCTCCACAAAAAAAAGACACCATGTCCTATGGCAGTTTTACCTTTGGTATGTTGAAAAAAATTGAAGTGATTGATAATTATACCATAAATTTTTTGTTGACAACACCTTATTCACCCTTTTTAAGAAATCTTGCCATGCCTTGGGCGGCACCCATTATAAGCCCCTCTTCCCTTAAGAATCTGGGCAATGACAAAATGCTCCTGGCAGGTACGGGCCCCTTTTATCTGGCAGATTGGCGTAACGGTGCTCCTATACTTTTAGCCAATGAAAAATATTGGGATAAAAAGCCCTTTATTAAATCCTTATCCTTTCTTCCCCAGTCCCCCCAGCAGAGACTAGCATCGCTTAATAAAGGAACTGTGGAAATGGCTGATGTTTCCGGTCTACCCGGGGATACCATAAAGGCACAAAATGTTATAACAACCAGCCAATCGTCAGCATCTCTCAGTTATTTGGGAATGTTTAACAATCGGCCCCCTTTTAACAACGATAAGGTCCGTAGGGCCCTTTGCATGGCCATAGATACCCGGGAGTTGACAAAGAACATCTTTGGCGATCAATCACTGGCTGCCAATAGCATTCTGCCACCAGAAATACTTGGTTATAACAAAAATTTACGGCCTTATTTTGGCGGTCCGGAAAAAGCAAAAGCCCTGTTAAGTCAATATGGTTATACAGAGGGATTGGATATAACATTAATCACTTATAACACACCCCGTCCCTACAACCCTTTAGGTGGAACTGAATTAGCTACGACCATCAAAAAGCAGTTGGCTAAAGCTGGTATTCGGGTCAATGTAAAGGTTTATCCCTGGCATGAATTTAAATCGGCCCTGCGCAAACAGGAAGGAGATGCTTTTTTATTTGGCTGGGTCAGCGATAACTTAGACCCGGATAATTTTCTTTATACACTACTGGCATCGGATGAAATTACTAAAACAAACCTCACCCATTATAAAAACAGTGAAGTAGATCGTTTAATCAGTGCCGCACAAAGAGAACAAGATGAAAAAATACGAAAAAGGTTATATTATCATGCCCAGCAGATTATGCTTCAGGATACTCCCATGGTCTTTCTAAACTATGGTCAAGATAAAATTGCTCTTACCAAAAATATTCAAAACTTGAAATTAAACCCCTTTGGTATTCCTCTCTTTGCCAAGGCTTATATTCAGTAA
- a CDS encoding TIM barrel protein, producing the protein MTIKFGSAGAPDSFYAQGHKSSLQMPEWLAQRGLDAYEYQCSRGVKIKEPMARELGEKARQFGVALSIHAPYYINLSTEESDKKIKTKGYILDSLRVARWMEAKTVVFHPGGGPGTNRGETFNRSKILFREILQEIAAEGLQDILLAPETMGKINQMGSLEEVLELCSLGEQVVPCIDFGHLNAVSQGSLKTKDDYAKILDIIENQLGKEVVKHLHVHFSIIEFTKAGEKKHWTLRESHLYGPDFAPLAELIVERQMEPVIICESAGTQAEDALIFKSMVKKYK; encoded by the coding sequence ATGACTATTAAATTTGGTTCTGCAGGAGCACCGGATTCTTTTTATGCCCAGGGACATAAAAGTTCTCTGCAAATGCCAGAATGGTTGGCCCAGAGGGGGCTGGACGCCTATGAGTACCAGTGCAGCCGCGGGGTCAAAATAAAAGAGCCCATGGCTAGAGAACTGGGGGAAAAAGCCAGGCAGTTTGGGGTTGCCCTTTCTATACATGCACCCTACTATATCAATCTGAGTACTGAAGAGTCGGATAAGAAAATAAAGACAAAGGGATACATACTGGATTCTCTGCGGGTGGCAAGGTGGATGGAGGCCAAAACTGTGGTTTTTCATCCCGGGGGTGGGCCAGGTACCAACCGGGGAGAAACCTTTAACCGTTCAAAGATTTTGTTCCGAGAAATATTACAAGAGATTGCCGCTGAAGGGTTACAGGATATTTTATTGGCTCCAGAAACCATGGGAAAAATTAATCAAATGGGTTCCCTGGAGGAGGTTCTGGAATTATGCTCCCTGGGGGAACAGGTGGTACCTTGTATTGACTTCGGACATTTAAATGCGGTTTCCCAGGGTAGCCTAAAAACCAAAGATGATTATGCCAAGATATTGGATATTATTGAAAATCAGTTGGGTAAAGAAGTGGTGAAACATCTGCATGTCCATTTTAGTATTATTGAGTTTACCAAAGCAGGGGAGAAGAAGCACTGGACCCTCCGGGAAAGCCACCTTTACGGTCCAGACTTTGCACCTCTGGCGGAATTGATTGTGGAACGTCAAATGGAGCCGGTGATTATTTGTGAATCCGCCGGAACCCAAGCAGAGGATGCCTTGATCTTTAAGAGTATGGTGAAAAAATACAAATAA